A region from the Mucilaginibacter sp. CSA2-8R genome encodes:
- a CDS encoding ATP-binding protein encodes MSFIHKEDPDQKGTGIASVLHNLHAALWEFDLRTKQLRCSAGFYIALGLESQFVDLSYAYFISHIVYHEDVSVVTTETYNCLLGKSKTLEIRLFTANGYQWFQSTFTRDQDTTITGTIVNIHQYKISEYQLTASNRQYAAVNKITKAGSWEIDARSRVLTLSKEAAEILELPLLPAADIDSLIRTVIPEHRPIMERTLNDCINIGKPCNVELQVRTGSKNTFWVKVSSFTTVDEYGKVQLVRGIIQNIDQVKRRETELLASFEFADHQNKRLQNFAYMVSHNLRSHANNLQYLVRLYQESEEPDEQKEIFKHIFAISNSLNTTIEHLNQIVKIESDIKQERQRTDIESLLKNVLNALDSNIQSADAQVHYDFTACPSIMYIPAYLESIFHNLLTNSLKYRDPERKVVISCYSKEENGNVYLIFEDNGTGIDLERYGKKLFGMYQTFHKNTDSKGIGLFLTRNQIEAMGGSIEVESTLNEGTKFTIRLGTTMQLTNGVQ; translated from the coding sequence ATGAGTTTTATACATAAAGAAGATCCTGACCAGAAGGGAACCGGTATTGCTTCAGTGCTCCATAATTTACATGCTGCGCTTTGGGAGTTTGACTTACGGACCAAGCAATTGCGTTGCTCTGCCGGTTTTTATATTGCTTTGGGTTTAGAATCTCAATTCGTCGATCTTTCATACGCTTATTTTATCAGTCATATCGTTTATCATGAAGATGTTTCGGTAGTTACTACCGAAACTTATAATTGCTTGCTCGGTAAATCAAAAACGTTAGAGATAAGGTTATTTACTGCCAACGGTTACCAGTGGTTTCAAAGCACTTTTACCCGCGATCAGGACACAACTATAACCGGCACCATCGTTAACATACATCAATATAAGATTTCAGAATATCAGCTAACGGCCAGCAACAGACAGTATGCTGCGGTAAATAAAATTACCAAGGCGGGCAGTTGGGAAATTGACGCCCGAAGCCGGGTACTGACGTTGAGCAAGGAAGCTGCCGAAATACTGGAATTGCCACTGTTGCCTGCGGCTGATATTGACAGTCTGATCCGTACAGTTATCCCTGAACATCGCCCTATTATGGAGCGGACGTTGAACGACTGTATTAACATCGGAAAGCCATGCAACGTTGAGCTGCAGGTAAGGACAGGCAGTAAAAACACGTTTTGGGTAAAGGTTAGTTCTTTTACCACTGTAGATGAATATGGTAAAGTGCAACTTGTAAGAGGCATCATCCAAAATATTGATCAGGTTAAACGTCGTGAAACAGAGCTGTTGGCATCATTTGAATTTGCTGATCATCAGAATAAACGTTTACAAAATTTTGCTTACATGGTATCGCACAATTTGCGGTCTCATGCTAATAATCTGCAATATTTGGTTCGACTGTATCAGGAATCTGAAGAGCCTGATGAGCAAAAGGAAATATTTAAACACATTTTTGCCATTAGTAACAGCTTAAATACCACTATTGAGCATTTAAATCAGATTGTAAAAATTGAGTCAGACATTAAGCAAGAAAGGCAACGGACCGATATAGAGTCATTATTAAAAAACGTTCTGAACGCACTTGACAGTAATATCCAATCGGCTGATGCGCAAGTACATTACGATTTTACCGCATGCCCGTCTATCATGTATATACCGGCCTACCTGGAAAGTATATTTCATAACCTGCTTACCAATTCTTTAAAATATCGCGACCCTGAACGCAAAGTAGTCATTAGTTGCTACAGCAAGGAAGAAAATGGTAACGTGTACCTGATTTTTGAGGATAACGGTACCGGTATAGATTTAGAACGTTACGGTAAAAAGTTGTTTGGCATGTACCAAACCTTTCATAAAAATACTGACTCTAAAGGGATCGGCCTGTTCTTGACCCGTAACCAGATTGAAGCTATGGGCGGCAGTATTGAAGTAGAAAGCACGCTTAACGAGGGTACAAAGTTTACAATAAGGCTCGGGACTACTATGCAGTTGACGAACGGAGTACAGTAA
- a CDS encoding DNA topoisomerase IB has translation MNRLLKKLEKIGRDPKITAKAAGLRYVSDTSPGYTRKASGKGFDYYDANGALVDDEELVTRFNKLVIPPAYTNVWISPHENSHLQFTGTDAAGRKQYRYHADWNKLRNQSKYHRLQAFATHLPAIREQVDKDLTRRNLDHDKVLALVVRLMELTSIRIGNESYKKLYGSYGLTTMMDKHVKIDGSKINFEFKGKKGVYHKIDLQSKKLARLVKQCRDIPGKELFQYYDDDGKHCTIDSGDVNSYLKNITGEDFTAKDFRTWAGSVSALYAFKEAGKFENQTECKKNVISVLDEVAITLGNTRTVCKKYYVHPTIINSYEQGTLFKYIEGLDEVKDHKASELNTAEKAMLAILENEKLAEAS, from the coding sequence ATGAACCGCCTCTTAAAAAAACTCGAAAAAATTGGTCGCGATCCTAAGATCACAGCCAAAGCTGCCGGACTGCGTTATGTAAGCGATACTTCGCCGGGTTATACGCGCAAGGCATCGGGAAAGGGGTTTGATTATTATGATGCAAACGGCGCCTTAGTAGACGACGAAGAGCTGGTTACGCGTTTCAATAAGCTGGTTATACCTCCGGCTTATACCAACGTATGGATTTCGCCTCATGAAAACAGTCATTTGCAATTTACCGGCACAGATGCTGCCGGCCGCAAGCAGTATCGCTATCATGCCGACTGGAACAAGCTGCGTAACCAGTCAAAATATCATCGTTTACAAGCCTTCGCAACGCATTTGCCCGCCATACGCGAACAAGTAGATAAAGACTTAACCCGACGAAATCTTGACCATGATAAAGTACTGGCGCTGGTAGTTCGGTTGATGGAGCTAACCAGTATCCGTATTGGTAACGAATCATACAAAAAATTGTACGGCTCATATGGCTTAACCACGATGATGGATAAGCATGTTAAAATTGATGGCTCAAAGATTAACTTTGAATTTAAGGGCAAAAAAGGCGTTTATCATAAAATTGATTTGCAAAGCAAGAAGCTGGCACGTTTGGTTAAACAATGCCGCGACATACCTGGTAAAGAACTTTTTCAATATTATGATGACGACGGCAAGCACTGCACGATCGATTCGGGTGATGTAAACAGTTACCTGAAAAATATTACCGGAGAAGATTTTACGGCAAAAGATTTTCGTACCTGGGCAGGCAGCGTAAGTGCGCTGTATGCTTTTAAAGAAGCCGGTAAATTCGAAAACCAAACCGAGTGTAAAAAGAATGTTATCAGTGTGCTTGATGAAGTGGCGATTACCTTAGGTAATACCCGCACCGTATGTAAAAAATATTACGTACATCCAACCATCATTAACAGTTATGAGCAGGGGACTTTATTTAAATATATTGAAGGCTTGGATGAGGTGAAAGACCATAAAGCCTCTGAGTTAAACACAGCTGAGAAAGCTATGCTCGCCATATTGGAAAACGAAAAATTGGCCGAAGCCAGCTAA
- a CDS encoding GntG family PLP-dependent aldolase, whose amino-acid sequence MMTVDLRSDTVTKPTPGMLDAMFSARVGDDVFGEDESVNELEAKTAAMFGMEAGIFCPSGTMTNQIAIKCFTQPLDELIADQTAHVYRYEGGGIAFNSAVSTRLLNGERGILTAEMIMPEINAVGNIHYPHTSLVVLENTVNKGGGSCYTLEQIAPIAELCRNRNLKLHLDGARIFNALAHTGDRAVDYGRYFNGISVCLSKGLGTPVGSVLLADKDTITYARRIRKVLGGGMRQAGFLAAAGIYALDHHVERLKIDHAHADILADELSKCAWVTNVMPTQTNIVLFDTDGPADAIVTQLAAKGIKCGTTDTRRVRFVTHLDIHPEQIDYTVSVLRDL is encoded by the coding sequence ATGATGACTGTTGATTTACGCAGTGATACCGTGACTAAACCTACACCGGGTATGCTCGATGCAATGTTTAGTGCCAGGGTAGGCGATGATGTTTTTGGTGAGGATGAAAGTGTAAACGAACTGGAGGCCAAAACGGCTGCTATGTTTGGTATGGAAGCCGGCATATTTTGCCCGTCGGGCACGATGACTAACCAAATTGCCATCAAGTGCTTTACGCAGCCTTTAGATGAGTTGATTGCCGATCAGACCGCGCACGTTTACCGGTACGAGGGGGGCGGGATTGCTTTTAACTCAGCAGTATCAACTCGTTTGTTAAACGGCGAGCGCGGCATACTAACGGCAGAAATGATAATGCCTGAAATTAATGCTGTAGGCAATATCCATTATCCGCATACCAGTTTAGTGGTGTTAGAAAATACAGTAAACAAAGGTGGCGGCAGTTGCTATACGCTTGAACAAATTGCACCTATCGCGGAATTGTGCCGTAACCGCAACCTGAAATTGCATTTAGACGGTGCACGTATATTTAACGCCCTGGCACATACCGGTGACCGGGCTGTTGATTATGGTCGATATTTTAACGGTATTTCGGTTTGTCTGTCTAAGGGTTTAGGAACGCCGGTAGGGTCGGTATTGCTGGCCGATAAAGATACTATTACTTATGCACGCCGCATTCGCAAAGTGTTGGGTGGAGGCATGCGCCAGGCCGGGTTTTTAGCTGCAGCCGGTATCTATGCACTCGATCATCATGTAGAGCGGTTAAAGATTGACCACGCGCATGCTGATATATTGGCCGACGAACTAAGTAAATGTGCCTGGGTAACCAACGTAATGCCTACACAAACCAACATCGTGTTATTTGATACTGATGGTCCGGCTGATGCTATAGTAACTCAACTGGCTGCCAAAGGCATTAAGTGCGGCACTACAGATACTCGGCGCGTCCGGTTTGTAACTCACCTAGATATACATCCTGAGCAAATTGATTATACAGTTTCTGTTTTAAGAGATTTGTAA
- a CDS encoding glycosyltransferase family 87 protein, whose product MISDLFSNNKFRLVCLLWIAVSIFCWQYKYFNNRYNNYSIFAGVYHHTIAQTNLYSEYPAEYYDTNHYGPLFSLVVAPFAVMPTGLGFFLWNLANAGILIWAVTLLPIANNRKILLLLLTVIEFANTQHSIQFNPVIAAFIMFSFYMVEKEKDEWAAFFIVMGTLIKLYPIVGLVFFMFSKRKPAFILWCAIWAIVGVGLPMLISSPSFILQSYADWYHSLSDKNIQNIGLNSAQDLSMMGVVRRITSNLAIPNMPFLILGAGTLGLAVLRVKQYRFINYRLQVLALTLLIVVLFSTGSEPPTYIIAAVGAMLYLMMQEQPFKGSNLAFVIFIGLIAALASTDAIPAFIRKPYLSRYAFKVWPYIAIWVVIVYQLLFKNFDHHLEKLRIVFPLRNKMANKESELPQAR is encoded by the coding sequence ATGATATCTGATCTTTTTTCAAATAACAAATTCAGGCTGGTTTGCCTTTTATGGATTGCCGTAAGCATTTTTTGCTGGCAGTACAAATACTTTAATAACCGGTATAACAATTACAGCATATTTGCCGGGGTTTATCATCATACCATCGCACAAACTAACCTGTATAGCGAGTACCCCGCCGAGTATTATGATACCAATCATTATGGTCCGCTGTTTAGTTTAGTGGTAGCGCCTTTTGCGGTGATGCCTACCGGGCTTGGCTTTTTTTTATGGAACCTGGCCAACGCCGGTATCCTCATTTGGGCCGTTACGTTGTTGCCCATCGCTAATAACCGTAAAATACTGTTGTTGCTGCTTACCGTTATTGAGTTTGCCAATACGCAGCATTCTATCCAGTTTAACCCGGTAATTGCGGCCTTTATTATGTTCAGCTTTTATATGGTTGAAAAAGAAAAGGATGAGTGGGCGGCTTTTTTTATTGTGATGGGTACCTTAATTAAGCTTTACCCCATTGTTGGCTTAGTGTTTTTTATGTTTTCTAAACGTAAACCGGCATTTATATTATGGTGTGCTATTTGGGCCATAGTAGGTGTAGGGCTGCCTATGCTGATATCGAGTCCCAGCTTCATTTTGCAATCTTATGCAGATTGGTATCATTCGTTAAGCGATAAAAACATCCAAAATATCGGCTTAAATTCGGCGCAAGACTTATCGATGATGGGCGTGGTGCGGCGTATCACCAGTAACTTAGCTATCCCTAACATGCCTTTTTTAATATTAGGAGCAGGTACTTTGGGCCTGGCAGTACTGCGTGTTAAGCAATACCGTTTCATCAATTATCGACTGCAGGTTTTAGCCTTAACTTTGCTCATTGTAGTTTTATTTAGCACCGGATCTGAGCCTCCTACCTATATTATTGCGGCGGTAGGCGCAATGCTTTATTTGATGATGCAAGAGCAGCCGTTTAAAGGCAGTAACCTTGCCTTTGTAATATTTATTGGCCTTATTGCGGCATTGGCCTCAACTGATGCTATACCGGCTTTTATTCGTAAACCATATTTAAGCCGTTACGCCTTTAAGGTATGGCCTTACATTGCAATATGGGTGGTAATTGTTTATCAACTGTTGTTTAAAAACTTTGACCACCATCTTGAAAAATTACGTATTGTTTTCCCGTTGCGCAACAAGATGGCAAATAAAGAAAGTGAGTTACCGCAAGCCCGTTAA
- a CDS encoding NAD(P)/FAD-dependent oxidoreductase encodes MCANLTNQSQYDAIIIGAGACGLMCAVQAGFLGKRTLVVDKNNRPGAKILISGGGRCNYTNLHTTEQQFVSINPHFCKSALSQWTVDDTISFFETYGISGQEKTLGQLFPESNKARDIVEVFTQLCHELDQSMWLNTEVSTVELLNDGQFKIRMSRDGKLVEATFPNVVIASGGLPVHKLGATDFGLKTAKNFGLNIVKPAPALVPLTITGKDQAWYEQLSGSSIFCRVSNENISFEENILFTHWGLSGPAVLQISTYWRAGQEINLDLLPGQNIVQLIQQEKQVNPKKTLLNLLAGLYTRKFAEALNGRLPVHKNLASLSKADIEVIEQSIHHFIVKPAGDKGYDKAEVMRGGVDTAELSSKTLEAKKIKGLFFGGECVDVTGWLGGYNFQWAWACGFVIAQNL; translated from the coding sequence ATGTGTGCAAACTTAACAAATCAGAGCCAATATGATGCTATTATTATAGGTGCCGGTGCCTGCGGGCTCATGTGTGCTGTGCAAGCTGGTTTTTTAGGCAAGCGTACTTTGGTGGTTGATAAAAATAACAGGCCCGGTGCCAAAATACTGATTAGTGGCGGCGGGCGCTGCAATTACACTAACCTGCATACTACTGAGCAACAGTTTGTATCAATAAATCCGCATTTTTGTAAATCTGCATTGTCACAATGGACAGTGGATGACACTATTAGCTTTTTTGAAACCTACGGCATTAGCGGACAAGAGAAAACATTGGGGCAATTATTTCCTGAAAGTAACAAAGCCAGGGATATTGTGGAGGTGTTTACGCAGTTATGTCACGAATTGGACCAAAGCATGTGGCTTAACACGGAGGTTAGTACAGTAGAATTGCTGAACGATGGACAGTTTAAAATACGGATGAGCCGAGACGGAAAACTTGTAGAGGCCACCTTTCCTAATGTGGTGATAGCATCCGGCGGTTTGCCTGTGCACAAATTGGGCGCTACCGATTTTGGGCTTAAGACGGCTAAAAACTTCGGATTAAATATTGTTAAGCCAGCGCCTGCCTTAGTACCGCTTACCATTACAGGCAAAGATCAGGCTTGGTACGAGCAGCTATCGGGCAGCAGCATATTTTGCCGGGTTAGTAATGAGAACATCAGTTTCGAAGAAAATATTCTGTTTACCCATTGGGGGCTAAGCGGGCCGGCAGTTCTGCAAATTTCTACCTATTGGCGTGCCGGGCAAGAGATTAACCTGGATTTATTACCAGGGCAAAACATTGTGCAACTTATTCAGCAAGAAAAGCAAGTGAATCCTAAAAAGACATTGCTAAACTTATTGGCCGGGCTTTATACCCGCAAATTTGCTGAAGCATTAAACGGTCGCTTACCGGTGCACAAAAACCTGGCTTCGTTATCTAAAGCAGATATAGAAGTAATTGAACAATCCATTCATCACTTTATCGTAAAACCAGCCGGCGATAAGGGATATGACAAAGCAGAAGTGATGCGGGGTGGGGTAGATACGGCAGAGTTATCGTCAAAAACGCTGGAAGCAAAAAAAATAAAAGGATTGTTTTTTGGCGGCGAATGTGTTGATGTAACTGGATGGCTGGGAGGGTATAATTTTCAATGGGCCTGGGCTTGCGGCTTTGTAATAGCGCAAAACCTATAA
- a CDS encoding NADH-quinone oxidoreductase subunit A: protein MDEVSQISEFGKIFIFLITGFVLVGMTLFLSRMIAPRKPNPEKLSSYECGEEPIGSAWIPFNGRFYVIALIFLLFDVEMIFIFPWATVYANPDLIAADKRWGAFTLIEMFVFAGILILGLIYVWRKKDLEWIKPTPVVPTTNTSIPFNLYDKINLQQAAFKPKGFTLEPVEASAAATSNTAIVTVKKPSFKPTFKKTENGPGTE, encoded by the coding sequence ATGGACGAAGTTTCGCAAATATCGGAATTTGGAAAGATATTTATCTTCCTGATTACGGGCTTTGTTTTAGTGGGCATGACACTGTTTTTAAGCCGGATGATTGCGCCCCGAAAACCCAACCCCGAAAAGTTATCTTCTTACGAGTGTGGCGAGGAGCCAATTGGGAGTGCATGGATACCGTTTAACGGACGTTTTTATGTAATAGCCCTTATATTTTTGTTGTTTGATGTAGAAATGATTTTCATTTTTCCGTGGGCTACAGTATATGCCAATCCCGATTTAATTGCGGCTGATAAGCGTTGGGGCGCTTTTACCCTGATTGAAATGTTTGTATTTGCAGGTATATTAATATTAGGATTAATATATGTTTGGCGCAAAAAAGACTTGGAATGGATTAAACCCACTCCGGTTGTGCCCACAACCAATACGTCTATTCCTTTTAACCTTTACGATAAAATAAACCTGCAACAAGCTGCGTTTAAACCCAAAGGGTTTACACTTGAACCGGTTGAAGCTTCGGCGGCTGCAACTTCAAATACAGCAATAGTTACCGTTAAAAAACCTTCGTTTAAACCTACTTTTAAAAAAACCGAAAATGGCCCAGGAACTGAATGA
- a CDS encoding NADH-quinone oxidoreductase subunit B family protein, whose translation MAQELNEEGGVIVTKLNDLLNWARLSSIWPLSFGIACCAIEMMGMYASTYDVDRLGVFPRPSSRQADVIIIAGTVTFKMAERIKRLYEQMPEPRYVISMGSCSNCGGPYWKHGYHVVKGVDRIIPVDVYVQGCPPRPEALIGAIIELQKKIESESLISF comes from the coding sequence ATGGCCCAGGAACTGAATGAAGAAGGTGGTGTTATTGTTACTAAACTAAACGATTTGCTTAACTGGGCACGTCTGTCATCCATCTGGCCGTTAAGTTTTGGTATTGCCTGCTGCGCTATCGAAATGATGGGCATGTATGCTTCTACATACGACGTAGACCGTTTAGGGGTATTTCCGAGGCCTTCATCACGTCAGGCTGATGTTATTATTATTGCAGGCACTGTTACTTTTAAAATGGCCGAACGTATAAAACGTTTATACGAACAGATGCCAGAACCACGTTATGTTATCTCGATGGGATCATGTTCTAACTGCGGAGGCCCGTATTGGAAACATGGCTACCATGTGGTAAAGGGGGTTGATAGGATTATTCCGGTTGATGTATATGTACAAGGATGCCCACCACGCCCCGAAGCGTTGATTGGTGCTATTATTGAACTGCAGAAAAAGATTGAGAGCGAAAGCTTAATTTCTTTTTAG
- a CDS encoding DUF4932 domain-containing protein → MKFMYKAPLVCALMMSAASMLSTGCKTYDDVATRYTSKHIKTHTNHVTAEVAEANELGFVLFALTDAGANDKEFLNKNSSYYNEVTQHFAAFKDHKAVKMFNEELKKDITNFDRFRNGLYAYRINERNNLVLKTDYRIDLNRIDFRRYMSAMQDFMQKSNFRDFYAKHQAQYSKLVNGQDDMLTMNAAWAKISKQYKKPFKSYQVVISPLMKGEARTLAIGGDSYNECIIFAESPSKALMYSANKPVEDLGN, encoded by the coding sequence ATGAAATTCATGTACAAAGCACCCCTAGTTTGCGCGCTGATGATGAGTGCGGCCAGCATGTTGAGCACCGGTTGCAAAACATATGATGATGTTGCAACTCGCTACACTTCTAAACACATCAAAACTCATACCAATCATGTTACTGCTGAGGTAGCAGAAGCTAATGAGCTTGGATTTGTTCTGTTTGCTTTAACAGATGCAGGCGCCAACGATAAAGAGTTCTTAAACAAAAACAGCTCTTATTACAACGAAGTAACTCAGCATTTTGCAGCTTTTAAAGATCATAAGGCAGTAAAAATGTTTAATGAGGAGCTGAAAAAAGACATTACCAATTTTGATCGTTTCCGTAATGGCTTATACGCGTACAGAATCAATGAGCGTAACAATTTGGTTTTAAAAACCGATTACCGTATTGATTTAAACCGTATAGATTTTAGACGCTATATGTCTGCTATGCAAGACTTCATGCAGAAATCTAATTTCCGCGATTTTTATGCTAAGCACCAGGCTCAATACAGCAAGCTGGTTAATGGCCAAGATGATATGCTTACCATGAATGCTGCTTGGGCAAAAATTAGCAAGCAATACAAAAAGCCTTTCAAAAGCTACCAGGTAGTAATTTCTCCTTTAATGAAAGGCGAAGCCAGAACCTTAGCTATCGGTGGTGATAGCTATAATGAGTGTATCATTTTTGCTGAGTCTCCAAGCAAAGCATTGATGTACTCTGCTAATAAACCAGTTGAAGATTTAGGAAATTAA
- a CDS encoding NADP-dependent isocitrate dehydrogenase produces MKTKIAVAKGDGIGPEIMEAVLNIFEANEVPLEYEFVEMGKSYFDAGHSTGMTEAAKATIENLGILFKGPMETPKGKGVKSINVTARKVWNTYANQRDFRSLNGVQTVFSKAGININLTIIRENIEDTYGGIEHMITNDVAVGRRIITRPGSAQVIRYAFEMARRKGLKKLACGHKANIMKLTDGLFLETFYEIAKEYPDLQASDIIVDDLCMKLVSHPEMFQSIVLTNLQGDIVSDLCAGLVGGLGFAPSANIGDNISIFEAVHGTAPDIAGRNIANPTALLLSGISMLRYLGLTAHAATIENALLYTLEKGIHTGDFGDRATKSSNTTEFAECIIANLGKHPSVGGAHGQPNFECKTNADFQPSKNKITVSDPDVKEEILGVDVFVEFTGQPKELAEIAKSKLNDKFQLIMISNRGTQVWPTGSIYTELVNQFRIRYEKTEGTTLTQKDIFNLASEVSDAVRVGSVEFLMKFGDKIGYSLAQGQ; encoded by the coding sequence ATGAAGACAAAAATAGCAGTAGCCAAAGGCGATGGTATAGGTCCCGAAATTATGGAGGCCGTTTTAAACATATTTGAAGCCAATGAAGTGCCGCTCGAGTATGAATTTGTTGAAATGGGCAAGTCGTATTTTGATGCGGGCCATTCAACCGGTATGACCGAGGCCGCCAAGGCAACCATTGAAAACCTGGGTATTTTATTTAAAGGCCCGATGGAGACTCCAAAAGGCAAGGGCGTAAAAAGCATAAACGTAACTGCCCGTAAAGTTTGGAATACATACGCCAACCAGCGCGATTTCCGCTCCTTAAACGGTGTGCAAACGGTTTTTTCTAAAGCCGGTATTAATATCAACCTGACTATTATTCGCGAAAATATAGAGGATACCTACGGTGGTATCGAGCACATGATTACTAATGATGTAGCTGTTGGCCGCCGTATTATCACCCGTCCGGGTTCGGCACAGGTAATCCGTTACGCGTTCGAAATGGCACGCCGTAAAGGGCTTAAAAAATTGGCCTGCGGTCACAAAGCCAACATCATGAAACTGACCGATGGTTTGTTTTTAGAAACCTTTTACGAAATAGCTAAAGAGTACCCGGATTTGCAGGCATCAGACATCATTGTAGATGATTTGTGTATGAAACTGGTAAGCCACCCTGAAATGTTCCAGTCTATTGTATTAACCAACTTACAGGGCGATATCGTATCAGACTTGTGTGCCGGTTTGGTGGGTGGCTTGGGCTTTGCACCATCAGCCAACATTGGCGATAATATTTCGATTTTTGAGGCTGTGCATGGTACCGCTCCGGATATTGCCGGTCGTAACATTGCCAACCCTACAGCGTTGTTACTATCAGGTATTTCGATGTTGCGTTACCTGGGTTTAACTGCACATGCCGCTACCATCGAAAATGCTTTATTGTATACGTTAGAAAAAGGCATACACACTGGTGATTTTGGCGACCGCGCTACTAAATCATCAAATACGACAGAGTTTGCAGAATGCATCATTGCTAACCTGGGTAAGCATCCATCAGTTGGTGGTGCACACGGTCAGCCAAATTTTGAGTGTAAAACCAATGCCGATTTCCAGCCGTCTAAAAATAAAATTACGGTTAGCGACCCTGATGTAAAAGAAGAGATATTAGGTGTTGACGTGTTTGTGGAGTTTACCGGTCAGCCGAAAGAGTTAGCCGAAATAGCAAAAAGCAAACTGAACGATAAGTTTCAGCTCATCATGATTTCTAACCGTGGTACCCAGGTTTGGCCTACTGGCTCTATTTATACAGAGTTGGTAAATCAATTCCGTATCCGTTACGAAAAAACCGAAGGTACAACCCTTACGCAAAAAGACATCTTCAATTTAGCATCCGAAGTTTCTGACGCTGTTAGAGTAGGTTCTGTTGAGTTTTTGATGAAGTTTGGAGATAAGATTGGTTACTCCTTAGCTCAAGGACAATAA
- a CDS encoding 5-(carboxyamino)imidazole ribonucleotide synthase, with product MKAFYGDLRLGILGGGQLGRMLIQQAINYNVTVKVLDPDREAPCRKLCDEFVVGSLSDYETVYNFGKKVDLLTIEIEKVNVDALEQLEREGVTVYPQARVIRLIQDKGLQKQFFKENGIPTAEFQVISSAQQLAQSNIPFPYIQKLRRDGYDGKGVYKVIDESYLAGAFTEPSLIERWVDFEKEIAVIVARNEKGELSTFPLVEMEFNPEANLVEFLISPSTLSFEVQQEAADIAKKIAESLKIVGLLAVEMFLDKSGKILVNELAPRPHNSGHQTIEGNVVSQFEQHLRAIFNQPLGNTESLSNAIMINVLGEPGYEGPAVYQGIEKVLKSPGVYIHLYGKALTKPFRKMGHVTIVDNDREKAIEKARFVQQTLKVIS from the coding sequence ATGAAAGCATTTTATGGCGATTTGCGGCTTGGTATTTTAGGCGGCGGCCAGTTAGGCCGTATGCTTATTCAGCAAGCTATTAATTATAATGTTACAGTAAAGGTTTTGGATCCCGACCGCGAGGCACCTTGCCGTAAACTGTGCGACGAGTTTGTGGTAGGCTCGCTGAGCGACTATGAAACGGTATACAACTTTGGCAAAAAGGTTGACCTGCTAACCATCGAAATAGAAAAAGTTAATGTAGATGCTTTGGAACAACTGGAGCGCGAAGGCGTGACTGTTTATCCACAGGCTCGCGTCATCAGGCTTATACAGGATAAAGGCCTGCAGAAGCAATTTTTCAAAGAAAACGGCATTCCAACGGCCGAGTTCCAGGTTATCTCGTCGGCTCAGCAGTTAGCGCAAAGCAACATTCCGTTTCCGTATATTCAGAAGCTGCGCAGAGATGGTTATGATGGCAAAGGTGTATACAAGGTAATTGATGAATCGTACCTGGCAGGTGCATTTACTGAACCGAGCCTGATAGAACGCTGGGTGGATTTTGAAAAAGAAATTGCCGTTATTGTTGCCCGTAATGAAAAAGGCGAACTTTCTACTTTCCCACTGGTAGAAATGGAGTTTAACCCCGAAGCCAACCTGGTAGAATTTTTAATATCGCCCTCTACCCTGTCATTCGAGGTACAGCAAGAAGCGGCAGACATTGCCAAAAAAATTGCCGAGAGCTTAAAGATTGTCGGCCTGTTGGCGGTCGAAATGTTTTTAGATAAAAGCGGCAAAATATTGGTTAACGAACTGGCACCACGCCCGCATAACAGCGGACACCAAACCATTGAGGGCAACGTAGTCTCGCAGTTTGAACAGCATCTGCGTGCCATCTTTAATCAGCCATTAGGCAACACTGAAAGCCTGTCGAACGCCATCATGATTAATGTACTAGGCGAACCTGGTTATGAAGGTCCGGCAGTATATCAGGGTATCGAGAAAGTTTTAAAAAGTCCGGGCGTATACATCCACCTTTATGGCAAGGCCCTTACCAAGCCTTTTCGCAAAATGGGCCACGTTACCATTGTGGACAATGACCGCGAGAAAGCCATTGAAAAAGCCCGCTTTGTGCAGCAAACGTTAAAGGTAATCAGCTAA